The Romeriopsis navalis LEGE 11480 genome segment TCCTGTGGAATTTGGGTGGTGGTTATAACGAGTTCAACAAAAAGACGAGTAAGTTGACGATTTTTCGTTGGGGGTATCCTGGCAAGAATCGTCAAGTTTCACTAGAAGCTGAATTGAACGATATTCAGGCGGTAAAAGTCGTGCTGCAGGAAGGGATCAATCCTAAACGATCGCTTTATGTGCGGGTTAAAGGCATGCGTGATATCCCCTTGACCCGTGTCGGACAACCGATTTCGTTGGCCCAGTTGGAGAACCAAGCAGCGGCTTTAGTGCGGTTTTTGGGTGTACCGCTGGAAGGACTTTAATCTGCTGGAGCCGGGATTGGGGTATCGGGGGATCGTAATCGCCGAAATCCCTCCCCCAATTTCTGGAACTCTCGCTAATATGGTGGCTGCGGATTGAGCGATGCGATCGGGCTTATGGCCTTAGACGCAAGAGTCGGGTTAGCCGCGATTACACGTTGAATCCCAGGGCACTAAAGAATTTTAAGGATAAACATTATGCAGCGAGCTTGGCGTAGTTGGTTGATAGGGACTTTTGCTGTCGTACTGCTAACGACGGCGACGGCCTGTGGTGAGCAGTCGGGGACTGCCGCGGCACCCGATGCTTCTACAACAAGTGAGGCGCCAGTGCCAACGGCCAGTTCGTCGCCAGGTAAGGCGGTGACCCTAGACGATATTCGTAAGCAGTTTCCGGGGTTGCCAACATTATCGGAGAAAGCCACGATCCAACTTACGGTTAAGGGTCAGCCGGTTGAAATTGAATTGGACGGCGAAA includes the following:
- a CDS encoding photosystem I assembly protein Ycf4, which encodes MTAQVQAKGKAAENDDQLYRQPIVGARRASNYLWASVVTIGAVGFFLASLSSYTQTNFLAPFSDGTKILFQPNGLVMGLYGSVGILLAIYLWLSVLWNLGGGYNEFNKKTSKLTIFRWGYPGKNRQVSLEAELNDIQAVKVVLQEGINPKRSLYVRVKGMRDIPLTRVGQPISLAQLENQAAALVRFLGVPLEGL